The following coding sequences lie in one Haematobia irritans isolate KBUSLIRL chromosome 3, ASM5000362v1, whole genome shotgun sequence genomic window:
- the Taf3 gene encoding TBP-associated factor 3: MTDQYMKDILRVAVAQICQTIGYNATQSAPLELLQDVLDKFMKEFTRDLRRQVEHYNRTEANLDDVTLTLNSINVNVSELLDYVNNVEPVPFATEIPKFPAHKNSYLNFLKPGSKEVLTRPVHVHDHLPPMLPPEINQPTDPILPSTSNGLQSTDIKPTPEHLGVSGGNPNINESTSVNSSSNALNKSTLQSLFKPSTSFDDNDRPTREVSSVVMTTGGYISPAVEGKMPEAIVPDIIDKLMGFDAPPPPTPPPPPPPPVVPQPTPNISRPASRSSNNTPIPQSDFVKHDELDKDINTATSSTKESKKSLLGKVSDFNAANRKSDTIFTETSNKKDKLINPTTPVTTLNTNIKPSKLNKKKQAAMMQNNLLAGMHHNSPNNYASMLLKKAKKQKQPLAPGQPLLEKHAQEKPPKLDPAEKTQRKYIKMLQKMAKQGKIPAELLSAIMGSDKKSKILNPQLLQVLPPGPEKIQLEKLLKKYSKQRQKQIKQQMMMEAQKLKKSHPMPTAPPPLVPLFTPLPPQPKDVFSRPPLAVDLVEEKNKIMETKDSPCIASPTKTGFVSNIPSSPCQQVSLLADTSLSSNLKTRVLPDTLALGESSSLSTGLTISGDGKDLKLSNEPDRSKLNIFKKISKQKTPKPSSPTPLPLRLPSGLPDTPIINLPSGTTITPAPGPGPALGTSPSASRPFLPPPAGNEQNNIINLDDIKDIPTSSNVSSQAPTDLRAMNRVFGEKPPGGEADLVKGPKKRGRKPGSKNSPKLPGALPASLLKKNKKMKLDPKLFTPQMPFSPDLISAVGAGNLTFDNVAQLFGNPLNPMEWAQNKQLQQQMLIMAAAKERKDQKKKNKIMKQDVPASEKGPTMAMPTSMGAVPSNEEVQNINKKLMRMDTILKPAPSSTGGNELSVETSLITGKKLPSPSQYPQTSTSPLKSPVNQSVSKRLMQGMEAMAAAAAAGLGQPFMLPNRPAFPNLPSSMLSMLPFPFTARPGLIPTPGLFPTPGLGAFPNNPKTPLLPAMFPFPNLKQPSVDVSSQETSEDLSMGSKNKMTEPLERNYCNVAPLVPEFIKLNTPETIKNPSQVHGGDHDLTKTPKSRHSQNSAIPQENLAKKIVEPHIPEMNISCSSKSVPTNTGRLPTNTFEPLVKKNDVPLDMATSNKPTKRPTPSQDAGLDFSMNKKYQAPPNLVLKQPPITLNNEPIEVSDDSDEMSQPPPPPKNLIPVPESNVLHPPPSTSQTNFNLDEKFVGNLSTNKLSPVNLETDLSSKELKKLKKQVKKTSININNSLITPEKSEGVSKLAGGADLIPLTSTGLAYSSKNIPFNSLTANANPTFSAQKSMTDFNPAQTSVFDNVTITTTIPSTNVSSSTNLFDIQRKRKEHKKIKKEFKEGKIKKKKDKKDKSKSKERVEKYMQSQHTSPSKDKLEPFGVENTARINTSPSASIGSSGVEKIKDKDLMKKLKKEKKKEKMRMEETSIVAPQAPSIPMSEGKPKSLPPVASVSVTSNNEPEASLTTTSSSASSTSIVPKLTLKLGSTQSPTPTDDAPKNNSGGIAPTTAVAAAPPSPPREVQREPSPELARISPLVTRPPKQKVNTGSELTSGTSSAVNSLSTASTGQLDNFGDASKPSSTGNINMIVPPPNPWLSGGTISASSVLLPHQLLQTTKHDLATSSGVSNQSSDNSKMPPSGERQQSPLTLITETSRPSSYIDAEGNRVWICPACGKVDDGSPMIGCDGCDAWYHWVCVGIFVAPKDNEDWFCRVCITRKKSSHSSDKKRKRNKKK; this comes from the exons ATGACTGATCaatatatgaaagatatattacGTGTTGCTGTTGCACAAATATGCCAAACTATTGGATATAATGCAACCCAGTCAGCACCATTAGAACTTCTACAAGATGTACTGGACAAATTCATGAAAGAATTCACCCGTGACCTTAGACGGCAAGTGGAACATT ATAATCGCACAGAGGCGAATTTAGATGATGTGACATTGACATTGAATAGTATAAACGTTAATGTAAGCGAATTActggattatgtgaataatgtgGAGCCCGTTCCCTTTGCAACGGAAATTCCAAAATTTCCCGCccacaaaaattcttatttgaATTTTCTCAAACCTGGTAGCAAAGAAGTTTTGACTAGGCCTGTACATGTACATGACCATTTGCCACCCATGTTGCCACCAGAGATTAACCAGCCTACTGATCCCATTTTACCATCAACTTCAAATGGATTGCAATCGACAGATATAAAACCCACACCCGAACATTTAGGGGTTTCTGGGGGAAATCCAAATATCAATG AGTCCACATCCGTAAACTCGTCCTCAAATGCTCTAAACAAAAGTACACTTCAATCGCTCTTTAAACCTAGTACTTCTTTTGACGATAACGATCGACCTACAAGGGAAGTAAGCAGCGTAGTGATGACAACTGGAGGGTATATATCACCTGCTGTTGAGGGTAAAATGCCAGAAGCGATTGTACCGGATATAATCG ATAAATTAATGGGGTTTGATGCTCCACCTCCGCCAACGCCTCCGCCTCCTCCACCTCCCCCTGTAGTTCCGCAGCCAACACCAAATATATCTAGACCTGCTTCAAGATCATCAAACAATACTCCTATACCACAAAGTGATTTCGTAAAACACGATGAATTGGATAAGGATATAAACACCGCAACATCTTCCACGAAAGAGTCGAAGAAATCATTGCTTGGAAAGGTTTCGGATTTTAATGCTGCGAACAGAAAGTCTGACACAATATTCACAGAGACAAGTAATAAAAAAGATAAATTAATTAACCCGACGACTCCAGTGACGACTCTAAATACCAATATAAAACcgtcaaaattaaataaaaagaaacaagCTGCTATGatgcaaaataatttattggcTGGTATGCATCATAACAGTCCAAATAATTATGCCAGTATGTTGTTAAAAAaggcaaagaaacaaaaacaaccgCTTGCTCCTGGGCAACCTCTCCTAGAAAAACATGCGCAAGAGAAACCGCCTAAGTTAGATCCTGCAGAGAAGACACAgagaaaatatatcaaaatgttaCAAAAGATGGCAAAACAAGGCAAAATACCAGCAGAATTGTTGAGCGCAATCATGGGATCTGATaagaaatctaaaattttaaatccgcAACTATTACAAGTTTTGCCACCTGGACCAGAAAAAATCCAATTGGAAAAACTACTCAAGAAATATAGTAAACAGAGAcagaaacaaataaaacaacaaatgatGATGGAAgcacaaaaacttaaaaaatcccATCCTATGCCAACGGCTCCCCCACCATTAGTTCCTCTCTTCACACCGCTACCCCCCCAACCAAAGGATGTGTTCAGTAGACCACCATTAGCCGTTGACTTGGtggaggaaaaaaataaaatcatggaAACGAAAGATTCACCATGTATTGCATCTCCTACGAAGACAGGCTTTGTTTCAAATATCCCTTCATCACCATGTCAGCAAGTTTCTCTTTTGGCGGACACAAGTTTGAGCAGCAATCTAAAAACTCGTGTGCTCCCGGATACACTTGCATTGGGTGAATCGTCCTCCCTATCAACCGGTCTAACCATAAGTGGAGATGGAAAAGATCTTAAACTCTCGAACGAACCGGATCGCAGTAagcttaatattttcaaaaaaatttcgaagCAAAAAACGCCGAAACCTTCGTCACCAACACCATTACCATTACGTCTACCATCAGGTTTGCCAGATACACCCATAATTAATTTGCCATCTGGAACAACTATAACGCCAGCGCCAGGGCCTGGTCCTGCTTTAGGCACATCCCCTTCAGCGAGTCGCCCATTCCTTCCACCTCCAGCAGGAAatgaacaaaataatattataaatttagATGATATCAAGGATATACCTACATCTTCGAATGTTTCTAGCCAGGCACCAACAGATTTAAGGGCAATGAATAGAGTCTTCGGAGAAAAACCTCCTGGAGGGGAAGCTGATTTAGTTAAGGGTCCCAAGAAAAGAGGTCGTAAACCCGGCAGTAAAAATAGTCCGAAACTACCAGGAGCACTGCCAGCAAGCTtgcttaagaaaaataaaaaaatgaagttggATCCCAAACTCTTCACTCCACAGATGCCTTTTTCGCCTGATTTGATATCTGCGGTAGGTGCGGGAAACTTGACATTCGACAATGTGGCACAGTTATTTGGTAATCCTCTCAATCCCATGGAATGGGCTCAAAACAAGCAATTGCAGCAGCAAATGCTAATAATGGCCGCAGCAAAAGAGAGGAAGGACCAAaagaaaaagaataaaattatgaaacaaGATGTACCAGCAAGCGAAAAAGGTCCAACAATGGCTATGCCAACATCTATGGGGGCCGTCCCGAGCAACGAAGAAgttcaaaatataaataaaaaattaatgcgTATGGACACAATACTTAAGCCAGCTCCTTCCTCAACTGGTGGTAATGAGTTATCCGTCGAAACCAGTTTGATAACCGGTAAAAAGCTACCATCTCCGTCTCAATATCCGCAAACATCTACATCACCGTTGAAGTCGCCAGTAAACCAATCCGTATCAAAACGCCTGATGCAAGGCATGGAAGCAATGGCTGCTGCGGCAGCAGCTGGTCTCGGTCAACCGTTTATGCTTCCGAACCGTCCGGCTTTCCCTAATTTACCCAGCAGTATGCTATCTATGTTGCCTTTTCCTTTTACTGCTCGGCCTGGTTTAATACCAACTCCAGGCCTCTTTCCAACACCTGGCCTGGGTGCATTTCCAAACAACCCCAAAACTCCCCTTCTACCTGCAATGTTTCCATTTCCGAATTTGAAGCAACCTTCGGTTGATGTATCGTCTCAAG AAACAAGTGAGGATTTGTCTATgggaagtaaaaataaaatgacagAACCACTGGAACGAAATTATTGCAATGTAGCACCTTTGGTGCCAGAATTTATTAAGCTTAACACTCccgaaacaataaaaaatccttCACAAGTGCACGGCGGAGATCATGACTTAACTAAGACTCCCAAATCTCGTCATTCACAAAATAGTGCAATTCCTCAAGAAAATCTAGCGAAAAAAATAGTGGAACCCCATATACCAGAAATGAATATTAGTTGCAGCTCAAAGTCAGTGCCAACAAATACAGGAAGATTACCGACCAACACTTTCGAACCACTGGTGAAAAAGAATGATGTTCCTTTAGATATGGCAACATCAAACAAACCTACCAAACGACCAACGCCAAGTCAAGACGCAGGTTTAGATTTTTCCATGAATAAAAAGTATCAGGCACCTCCTAATTTAGTCTTAAAACAACCCCCAATAACACTAAATAATGAGCCCATTGAAGTGTCGGACGATTCGGATGAAATGAGTCAACCTCCGCCTCCACCGAAAAATCTAATCCCCGTTCCCGAATCAAATGTACTGCATCCCCCACCATCAACATCACAAACTAACTTCAATTTAGATGAAAAGTTTGTAGGTAATCTGAGTACTAATAAATTATCACCAGTGAATTTAGAAACGGACCTTTCGTCAAAAGAGTTGAAGAAACTTAAGAAGCAAGTTAAGAAGACGTCGATCAACATCAATAATAGTCTAATTACTCCAGAGAAATCAGAAGGTGTTAGCAAGCTAGCGGGTGGTGCAGATTTAATACCCTTAACATCAACTGGTTTGGCATATTCCTCAAAAAATATTCCCTTTAATAGTTTAACGGCAAATGCCAATCCGACATTTAGTGCGCAAAAATCTATGACAGACTTTAATCCAGCACAAACCTCTGTGTTTGATAACGTTACCATTACAACAACCATTCCATCAACAAATGTATCATCTTCCACAAACCTTTTTGACATACAAAGGAAAAGAaaagaacacaaaaaaattaaaaaagagtttaaagaaggaaaaattaaaaagaaaaaagacaAGAAGGACAAATCAAAAAGCAAAGAAAGAGTTGAAAAGTATATGCAATCCCAGCATACTTCACCCTCAAAAGACAAATTGGAACCGTTTGGAGTAGAGAATACTGCACGAATAAATACGTCGCCCTCCGCATCCATAGGAAGTAGTGGGGTTGAAAAAATAAAGGACAAGGATTTGATGAAAAAGCTTAAAAAGGAaaagaaaaaggaaaaaatgCGAATGGAGGAAACATCAATAGTAGCCCCGCAAGCACCATCAATACCTATGTCTGAAGGAAAACCAAAATCATTACCACCAGTGGCTTCGGTTAGTGTTACTTCCAACAATGAACCAGAAGCGTCATTGACAACGACGTCATCATCTGCATCTAGTACATCTATTGTTCCCAAATTAACACTAAAGCTGGGTTCCACTCAGTCGCCAACACCAACTGATGATGCCCCTAAAAACAACAGTGGTGGTATTGCTCCGACGACAGCGGTAGCTGCCGCGCCTCCTTCACCTCCTCGCGAAGTTCAACGTGAGCCATCACCAGAATTGGCAAGAATATCTCCACTTGTTACTAGACCACCGAAACAAAAAGTTAACACAG GTAGTGAACTCACTTCTGGAACCAGTTCTGCAGTAAATTCTCTATCTACAGCCAGTACGGGACAATTGGACAACTTTGGGGATGCTAGTAAACCGAGTTCAACAGGGAATATTAATATGATAGTGCCACCACCCAATCCTTGGCTTTCGGGTGGAACAATATCGGCCAGTTCCGTGTTATTGCCGCATCAACTGTTGCAAACAACCAAACATGATTTGGCAACAAGTTCAGGTGTTTCAAACCAGAGTTCAGACAACTCAAAGATGCCTCCATCTGGCGAAAGACAACAAAGTCCTTTAACCCTCATAACTGAAACAAGCAGGCCTTCTTCATATATT GATGCAGAAGGAAATCGGGTATGGATTTGCCCAGCTTGTGGTAAAGTAGATGACGGATCGCCCATGATAGGTTGTGATGGGTGTGATGCCTGGTATCATTG GGTTTGTGTGGGAATCTTTGTTGCGCCCAAGGATAATGAAGACTGGTTTTGTCGAGTTTGCATTACACGTAAAAAAAGTTCGCATAGTTCTGACAAAAAGCGCAAacgcaataagaaaaaatag
- the LOC142232163 gene encoding uncharacterized protein LOC142232163 codes for MVDVQEDFRNSMYYLEEDDVKCGTVYFNEKSRVLKYVCFYCEQCSDNIDHFCNHLTEHINDEDPIEYTGIDEDMGEIENDLSNESTSEETNAAHPYYNEEQEIHSAHINEVPINDQESLTSTSTTIIEELNSSFENHNENETTEQYYQPVTLPNSSINATSKSFEDCFLKETNIEKIRSQGIVVQEKGPTDQQKRKIDSLFCLGRNKRTKITTVKVIAVKNRIAEIYDRIKNQQEKYRSGYFVESCESDPSTIETMEDNEEISTFSGNNQKLKATQGETSSKIIGETLITLIPEGGRIPPVLPNKDDECQSKIQIANTDEFDESLLSSSSDNEQKAVCPACGKIFRNHFSLTIHKRTHYLESDSSVKLAHKCSDCNQLFNKLSQLKQHIESVHYPDGFICKICNRRLCSLSLLLSHLVKVHLDRPFNCQMCGKNFSNPVTYEEHVISHNSSEKSHKCQICGRKYSTQFFLKEHIKNHKEQLPQTCVVCGKVTLRITQHMKTHTPRPKRLLSCSVCGKVFNYSSGLSHHFKAMHKMPRASPKVKKESKRKRKYVDKTEKNEDDFNITDNNFNNSQIVIEEPSEIPDEVYNQDEDVKLENTESDSKDKMVADQDDVNYKEEEAKRVIVELIQNSSYSSFLSENLFTPPIAREETITAVNSIVHDS; via the exons ATGGTGGATGTGCAGGAGGATTTTAGGAATTCCATGTATTACTTGGAGGAGGACGATGTAAAATGTGGTACAgtgtattttaatgaaaaatctaGAGTGCTAAAATATGTTTGTTTCTACTGCGAACAATGTTCTGACAATATAGACCACTTTTGTAACCATTTAACTGAACATATAAACGATGAAGATCCTATAGAATATACGGGAATTGATGAAGACATGGGCGAAATAGAAAATGATCTATCCAATGAGTCGACTTCTGAGGAGACAAATGCAGCGCATCCCTACTATAATGAAGAACAAGAAATTCATAGTGCTCATATAAACGAAGTTCCTATCAATGATCAAGAATCACTAACCAGTACATCTACAACTATCATTGAGGAATTAAATTCATCTTTTGAAAATCATAATGAAAATGAAACAACTGAACAATATTATCAACCAGTTACTTTGCCAAATAGTAGCATTAACGCCACAAGCAAAAGCTTCGAAGATTGTTTTTTAAAAGAaactaatattgaaaaaatacgtTCTCAAGGAATAGTTGTACAAGAAAAAGGACCAACTGACCAACAAAAg agaaaaatTGATAGTTTGTTTTGCTTGGGACGAAATAAACGAACAAAAATAACGACAGTAAAAGTTATTGCAGTGAAAAATCGTATTGCCGAAATTTACGATCGGATTAAAAATCAACAGGAAAAATACAGATCTGGATACTTTGTAGAAAGTTGCGAGTCGGATCCGAGTACCATTGAGACAATGGAAGATAATGAAGAGATAAGTACGTTTAGtggaaataatcaaaaattaaaagcaACACAAGGTGAAACCTCTAGTAAAATCATTGGCGAAACCTTAATTACGCTTATACCAGAAGGTGGAAGAATACCACCTGTGCTACCAAATAAAGATGACGAATGTCAAAGTAAAATTCAAATCGCCAACACTGATGAATTTGATGAATCCTTGCTATCTTCGTCATCAGATAATGAACAAAAGGCGGTATGTCCGGCGTGTGGTAAAATATTTCGGAACCATTTTAGCTTAACCATACACAAACGCACTCACTATTTAGAATCAGACAGTTCTGTGAAACTTGCCCATAAATGTTCAGATTGTAACCAACTCTTTAATAAGCTAAGTCAACTTAAACAACATATTGAGTCTGTACATTATCCCGATGGGTTCATTTGCAAAATCTGCAATCGCCGTCTTTGCAGTTTATCACTTCTCCTATCCCATTTGGTTAAAGTGCACTTAGATCGGCCTTTTAACTGTCAGATGtgtggaaaaaatttctctaatcctGTTACCTATGAAGAGCATGTTATTTCTCATAACTCTAGTGAAAAATCGCACAAATGTCAAATCTGTGGACGAAAGTATTCAacccaattttttctaaaggaacATATTAAAAACCATAAGGAACAACTTCCTCAAACGTGTGTTGTTTGCGGAAAGGTCACCCTTCGGATCACGCAACATATGAAGACTCATACACCAAGACCCAAACGTTTACTAAGTTGTTCCGTTTGCGGTAAAGTTTTCAATTATAGTTCAGGCCTTAGTCACCATTTTAAAGCAATGCACAAAATGCCTAGAGCATCTCCAAAAGTGAAAAAGGAGTCAAAacgaaaaagaaaatatgttgatAAAACAGAGAAGAACGAAGATGATTTTAATATAACAGACAATAATTTCAACAATTCTCAAATTGTAATCGAAGAGCCGTCGGAAATTCCTGATGAAGTTTACAATCAAGATGAAGATGTAAAGCTCGAAAATACTGAATCGGATTCTAAGGATAAGATGGTAGCTGATCAAGATGATGTGAATtacaaagaagaggaagcaaaaCGTGTAATTGTGGAGCTAATACAAAATTCATCTTATTCGTCGTTTTTGTCGGAAAATTTGTTTACACCTCCTATAGCTAGAGAAGAGACAATAACAGCTGTAAATAGTATTGTACATGATTCGTGA
- the LOC142232167 gene encoding dolichyl-diphosphooligosaccharide--protein glycosyltransferase subunit 1 — MPKILRVTFIMGRRSLKSLIIFFHFFLFANLHIAATEIINKNVERVLDLSTQLTKETIKITAADDTGKQFSKYQLVIPGEYHQYLSFISVKDTRKKDLKVQREVKSDATNFNVEFPKAANTHEIFVELVYIQQIQPYPVEIKQSDKQLVKYDGMIYFYSPYKTTEQKTQVVLSSPNVIAYNQTKPYTLSGSKLKYGPYENIEGLTKEKLYIHYENQNPFMTVNRLERTIQISHWGNIAVEESIQITHSGAKLKGSFSRYEFQKDSRSGQSSVKSYKTMLPASAFGVYYRDSNGNISTSNMNILREYVDLELRPRFPLFGGWKTQYIIGYNMPSFEYLFNDGVNYLLKMRLIDHIFDDMFIEEAVIKIILPEGCTSIKLKTPYNVERKDDSLTHTYLDTLGRPTITFTKKNVVENHIANFELTYNFSKVLLLQEPLLLISFVFVIFMLAIICKRLDFSISTHPHKD; from the exons ATGCCGAAAATCTTACGTGTAACATTCATCATGGGTCGGCGTAGTTTGAAGTCTCtgattatattttttcattttttcctgTTTGCGAACTTACATATTGCCGCAAcggaaataataaacaaaaatgtagaACGGGTGCTAGACTTATCAACACAATTAACTAAAGAGACTATTAAGATTACGGCTGCAGATGATACCGGCAAGCAATTTAGCAAATATCAGTTAGTCATTCCCGGTGAATACCATCAATATCTCTCCTTCATATCTGTTAAAGATACCAGAAAAAAGGACTTGAAAGTACAAAGAGAGGTTAAAAGTGATGCCACTAATTTTAATGTTGAGTTTCCTAAAGCCGCCAACACccatgaaatttttgttgaattggTTTACATTCAGCAGATACAGCCCTACCCCGTAGAAATAAAGCAATCTGATAAGCAGCTAGTTAAGTATGATGGCATGATTTACTTTTACTCTCCATACAAAACTACTGAGCAGAAAACACAAGTTGTTTTAAGCTCGCCAAATGTTATTGCCTACAATCAAACCAAGCCTTATACATTATCCGGTAGTAAATTGAAATACGGACCATACGAAAACATCGAAG GCCTCACCAAGGAAAAGCTATACATTCATTATGAAAATCAGAATCCGTTTATGACTGTAAATCGTTTggaaagaaccattcaaatttcACATTGGGGCAATATTGCAGTAGAGGAGAGCATTCAAATAACTCATTCGGGGGCTAAACTGAAGGGGTCTTTCTCCCGTTATGAATTCCAAAAAGATTCAAGGTCGGGTCAATCGTCTGTTAAATCCTATAAAACCATGTTGCCTGCATCCGCATTTGGTGTCTACTATCGAGACAGTAATGGAAATATTTCCACATCAAATATGAATATTCTTCGTGAATACGTTGACTTAGAATTGAGACCCCGCTTCCCTCTATTTGGTGGATGGAAGACACAGTACATCATTGGTTATAACATGCCATCATTCGAATATCTTTTCAACGATGGTGTCAATTATCTGCTCAAAATGCGATTAATCGATCACATATTCGACGATATGTTCATTGAAGAAGCTGTCATTAAAATCATTTTGCCTGAAGGATGCACAAGCATTAAGCTAAAAACACCGTATAATGTTGAGAGGAAGGACGATAGTTTAACTCACACTTATTTGGATACTCTCGGACGACCAACTATAACCTTCACCAAAAAGAATGTGGTGGAAAATCATATTGCAAACTTTGAATTAACCTATAACTTTTCGAAAGTTTTGCTGCTACAAGAACCCTTGTTGCTCATatcttttgtttttgtcatttttatgtTGGCAATTATATGTAAGCGACTAGACTTTTCCATTTCCACACATCCTCATAAGgactaa